The following is a genomic window from Sciurus carolinensis chromosome 3, mSciCar1.2, whole genome shotgun sequence.
AAAGAAGAGATTGGGACACACTGAGAGACACCAGGGGTCTGGGTGCACAGAGGAAAAACCAAATGAGGACACAAGGCAGCCAACTGCTAGCAagtgaaggaagaaggagaaaccTAGCCTGTCCACACCTTGATCTTAAACTTCTAtcctccagaactgcaaaaaaacgCCTTTGTGTCGTTTAAGCCACCGGGTCTGAAgtactttgttacagtagccCCAGAAAACTAATATgtggctgggcgcagtggtgcatgcctgtaatcccagctaattgGGAGGTTAAGATGAAGGGTcacagttcaaggtcagccttggcaacttagaagatcctgtctcaatataaaaagggctaggggtgtagctcagtggtagatgctaCACCCAGAGCCCCCCacctctgacacacacacacagaggacacTAATACGCATGAGTCCAGAAAATAATTCTTCAACCAACTCCCAAACCAGCAGAAATCATATATAGGTTTGGGAAGAATTGAGAGGTATTTGACAAATAACATCCCCAAATGTTAACAAAGGGTCAGTGATAGAATAAGTCATCTGACAGCCAGGAACGCGAGAGTCCTGCCCCGCCCCACACCGGCCCCAGCCGTCTAGCCTGTCTCCGCACCCCGAGAGGTCTACCCTGCCTCCTCTTAGCGACCTTCACATACCACGGCCACACCAGGACTGGAAATCAGTTCGGTTCAGGTCAGGTTGTGTCACTATGTGTCTGTGGCACTCTTGGGAATGACGTTTTGGTTTTCAGCATTTTTTTGGAGCCGAGTATGgtggctaaggaactgggcaccTGCCCACCTTCTTTCGTGGCATGGCCCAAACTCCTCTTCTGGATGTCCCTGCTCTGGGGGGAAGCAGAGAGCACAGGGGGGAGCTGGACATTTATTCTGCACCAGTTGTATGCCTGGTGCACATTAGCTCTCTAGCCCATATCACCcactgaggggtgggggtgggggtgggggcgggggttgAGGCTGGGCCTGAACCTTGCGTTCAGGGGAAAGGTCAGCTCAGGCTGACCGGGAAGCAGAAAGGGGCCCAGCTCAGCCGGCTAATGTGTTTACCCAAGGCTTGGGCAGGTGGGAGTTCCATCTGCCACGTTCTCCCGGCTGCCTTCCCAGACTCGCAGCTCAGAGGCTGGGCGGGGGCCAGGCAgagcccctcccagcccctgagTTCAGCCACCTCCTCTCTGCCCATGCTAGAGGAAAGGACCTTCCCAGGGGAATGGGCTCTGAGGGTCGGGGCCACTCCAGCCTAGTGCTTCCTTCCTGAGCTCCTGGACCCCAGGGCTGAGAGGCCACTTCCTTTATCCTCAATGGCAACAACAAAAACTTCAGCCCCAGAGCCTGTTCTGGGCCCCCAAATCTGTTCTGGCTCCCAGCATGGAGTAATGGACAATCAAACCAGGATGTTTGACACCTGAGGGGTTGTGTCCCCCAGGGATGGCCAAGATGGTCTGGGGGCCTCCAATGTACATTAAGACCACCCTCTTCCAGCACGCCCTGGGGACTTCTGTTCCCCAAGTAGCACCCCTGGCTAGGAAAGGCCTCCAGTCCTGAAGATTATCTTCCTAGTCAAACCCCAGTGTTGCCACTGGAAGCCCGGGGAGTGGGAGGCAGGCCCAGGCGAGTCACACGCTCCTCTGCCATCCTGCCCCCTTGGGGATTTCTGGAGGCCTCAACACAGGCTCCCCTGCCATGCCCTCTGGCCGTGACCCCAGGGTGCAGGGCAGGTGGGCATCACAGATGACCTGGTGGACAGTGGCCCGGAAAGTCTTGCTGACAAAGCAGTAGAGGCCAAAGTTGACCGCTGTGTTGAGCATGGCCACCATGTTGGCCACATCCAAGGCCAGGTGGACCCTCCAGTCCCGGTGGACGGGGGCCACGTACAGGTGGTAGAGCATGACGAAGATGCGGGGTGCCCAGAGAAGGACAAAGAGCAAGGTGACCCCCAGGAGGATGGCCGTGCTCTTGCCCACCCAGGGCTGCAGCCCGCTCTGTGCCCTCTTCCGTAGCCGGAGGACAATGGCTGAGTTGGTGACCAGGAAAACACTACAAGGGATGAAGAAGACGATGAGGCAGTGGGCCCACTTGAGGACCTCGTCCAGCGTGCCAGGGGGGCCCGTGTCCCTCCACACGTCCAGCCACCAGTAGAAGGGGATGCCAGTCAGCAGGGCAGCGCTGAGGACGATGGCCACAGCCCTGAGGGTCCTGCCAGGGGACGAGGTGGCCCGATGGCGCAGGGGGTGGCACAGGGCATTGTAGCGGTCAACAGTAAGCAGGACAGTGATCCAGACCGAGGCGTGGTTGGCAGCAAACTCCAGGACATTAGCCACGCGCACCACAGCCTGGGGCACCTGGCGGGCCAGGAGGGCGCCCTGCAGGATGAAGCCCATGAACACAATGACCACCTGGGTGGTGACATCTGAGGCTGTGAGCGCCAGAAGGTAGTAGTAGGAGGGCTTCCTGGTCTTGGTGGCAAGGCGGGCCAGCGCCACTGTGGTCAGGAGGTTGACTGATGGGCAATCAAGGTCATGGCGGGAGAGGTCACGGCGGGCAAGGTCACAGAGAGAGAGGCCAGAGGTGTTAGAGGGGATGTTCggattctgctttccagagtgttcaCTGTCCCTCCCCACCTGCAGTGCTGGGGCCAGTTTTGGCTTCTAGATTCTTCCCCAAACCCACTTTGCCAGTTAGGGATGTAGCTGAACGGAAGAGCCCAAGGTCtggggttccagccccagcactgcaaaattaaaacaaaaccccCACTTTGTCAGCCCTTCCCTGTCCTTCCACACCCCGGGCCACTGACTACCTTGGTAACACGTGGGTGAACACACAATCGGGTGTCTACCTGTCCTGTGGAATCCCCCTCCTGGGTCCTTTCCAGATACTCTGTGTCCTCTGGAGCACAGGCTGCCCTGGATGAGGTGCCCTTAACTTACCAGCCTCAGGTGCTCCCCAGGAAAGACCCCCTGTCCTTTCCTCTGTCCGTCCCCAGCCCTTGCACGCTCTGCCTCTGGGCGCAGATGCACAGGGAGCTGAGCAGGGTTCTCAGTCCCTCTGCAAGGGTCAGCTTTGCACGTGGCAAGTCCCTGGCCTCACTTCCACTCCCCTCCAGGCTTTGCTCCTGTGTGACCCAGAACACGCTCTCCATTAAGGCAAGAGGAGAACTGTGGGCCACCAGGGTCTCAGGGGCCGGTGCAGAGGACTGGCTCCCATTGAAGGAGGACCCCAATTTCTGGCCACGCCTAAGACCCCGTCTCAGCTCCCCGCTCACCAGGCAGCCCCAGGCTCAGCAGAACACTGTAGTAGACGACAGGGATGATACCAGCCACACACGGTGACCTCTCTGGGCTCTCCGGCCAGTGGCCTTCGAACTCCTGGCCTGGCCCACTCCCGTTGGGTGTGGGCAGCAGGGCTGCTCGCGGCTGGCCAGCTAGGGAGGGCGGAAGGGCAGGGTTAGAGCATTCGTTTTCTTTCCAACCTGGGCCGCCAGCAGCTTTCCATTCAACCCTACTCGGTGCAGACCCCCGGCTCCATGGCCATGAATATTCTACCCCACACTGCTGATGGGACAAAGTCTCAGCTGGCTGTCTGgggacttcagcctccagagcagggaGGCAGACGGAGCGTGAGGATCACTGAGCGCACTGGAAGCTAGGGTCTGCAGCGGGTGGAGCGGCTGCCCCTTTAATCAGCAGGCGGAGTGGCTGGCGAGGCGGCACCCGGCAGCTGCACAGCTCACCCGACAGCCGCCCCCTCTCCAAGGAGAGACTGTTACTAGGTTCCCTCTTTTCTAAGTCAGAGCGTCTCGCTTCACAGGTCAGCAGCGCTGAAGCTGGGTGGCTCTGTGTTTgggatggggaaactgagtccccAGGGGTAAGGTGACTCAGTCCGTCTATGGTCAGTGGGGAATGAGGGCCTCCACCTGCTGTGGCCCCTAGCCCCCAAACCACATTTCAAGTCTCTTTAGGTTTTTCTGTTCTCTGATTTCCTACCGAAGGTGATGGAGGACCCCCAACTAAGCCTGGTTCCCCACCCCACTGCCCTTTCGTTATCAGCTCCCGCCAGTCTCAAGCCTCAGGGTCCCTCACCTGCCCCCTGCCTTCCACCCCCCAATCATTTACCTGTCTCCGGTCCCTCAAGTCCCATGCTCCAGGGTCCTGGGCCCCAGGTCACCAGGGGCTTTCCTGGGTGTCTCCACAGCTCCCTGCCAGCATCACCAGCTGCCGTCACCCCCAGCTCTCCAAGTGGTGTTTGCCCCTCGGTCCTTCCAGCCGCACTGAGCCTGTCAGCGTGCAGAGTGGGGGTGGCGGGGAGGAGGGAGGCGGAGGGAGGGTGGGGCGGAGGCACAGGGCAGCCTTCAGCAGATCCCACCAGGAGCAAAGCGCCCCCTCCCGCACTCTGTGGCAGGAAAGGGGTCTGCCAGGTGGGGGCTTGAGGACAGAGAGCCTGGCACCCGCGTGGGGTTAGGGGGTCTGTCTGTGCcttgggaaggggaaggaggggaagcgGCAGGAAGGCAGAAGCTGGCTCTGGACAGGCTGCCTCGTGGAGCAGGGCACCCTGCAAACTAGCCAGCTTACCCGGGGGCAGCCACACCCTGGAGGTGAGGACGCGGGGGAGGCGGAAGGAGTCAGGCAGCTGATCCGTGGGCATCATGCTCTGAAAGGCCTGCGGGCAGGAAGGGAGAGCACCCTGCTGAGAGGCTGGGGGAGAAGGGCCAGAGGGGAGGCGAGGCTGCCGTGGGCAGGGCTCAGATCCCCTGAGAGGCCTGAAGGACCCAGTGCAGGGGGTCAGGCGGCAGAGGCAGCAGGGGCTGGGATGGGGTGAGGGATGTCCCAGGGGGCTGCAGGCCCGGAGGGAGGGCAGGAAGCCACGTGCAGCGGTGGCCACGCGTGCAGTGGCTGCCAGGGGTGCTGGGAAACCAGGACCGATGGGCCCACGGGCTGTTGTTTTCCCGCCCTGGTGAAGTGGAGCAGCCCTCAAGAATATCAGTAAACAGCAGCTGGAGCTGGTGGCTTTGGAAGAGGAAGAATCTGCATCTAGCAGCTCCCCTCACCTGGGAAGGTGTGACCAGGGCAGCCACCATGGGCCCCAGGACACGGGCATCCAGGGGACTTCCGGGGAACTAAGACCCAGCCCTGCGTTACTTTCCGCATCCCATCCTCTGGAATGCTCTCGAACATGTAGCAGGACATGTGGGTGCATCTCCCTGGCTCCTAAGTTAGATCCTGGGCCTCTGGTCTGGAGCCAACCTACCCTGACCCCAAGGCCCGCCCGGGTGCTCACAGCTGGGGCCTTGCTGCCTCCAGGTGGCCGTACCCAATCCTGCAAGCCTCTGAGGCCCAGCTGGCTTGGGCCAGGCACCCTAGGCAGGCACTACAAGTCCAAGGTGGAGTGTTGGAAAGGACAAGTAGGACGGACAGCTCCCCAGCCCGCCACCTCCCTGCCCCAGGAGGCCAGGAGTGAGTAGAGGCACTGACCTGCTTCAAGGAGTTGGAAAGGCCAACCATGTTGAGCGTAAGGAGGTTACCTCCGTCCTACACGAGAGGAGatcaaggctcagagaagttaagccaATAGGTCAGGGTCACAGAGCTAGTGTACAGCAGCTGGAATTTGGACTTGGGTTGGTTCTTGCCTCACCTCCTCCAGAGCTGTTTGCTTTTCATTCCTCACACAGCCTTCTGGGAAAATAAGAGATGGCTGTACACTTGGGCTTCATGGAGGAGGTGGCCACGGATCAGACAGACAGTGCTCAAGCGGGAAGGCACCCTAGTTGGGGGGACAGCTTCTGACAGTTTGGGGGTTATTTCAGGGAAAGATTCCTCCTCGAGGAGGAGTTTCCCCCTGGATACAAGGCGCCTGGAGTCCCTCTTTCCCAGTGAAGTACCCGAGTCACTCCTAGAACCCTCAGGATAGGGACATTATGGATGTAAGGGAGGCTAAGTTGCGcggagtctccctaagttgctgaggctggccttgaacttgcgatcctcctgcctccacctcctgagtggctggattattggtgtgtgccactgcacccagcttgtcTCGGGGAACTTCTTGCTGTGGTCTCCAGACTTGCTCTCAGTGAGGGAGCTTCCCGGCCACAGAGCAAAGTAAAATCTGGTGCTGCAGATCTGTGATCTACGGGATGAATGTCCTGCTGCCTCTCTCCTGCCCCGGCTCTCCTCCacgtgcacacgtgcacacacacactgtgcaCACAGACgtatgcacacgtgtgcacactcTACGGTGTGCAAAAAGTTGAAGGGTGCACactaaaaaaatgacaaagacacACTGGTATCTGGAAAGTTCGTTTCTACTTGGTAGAGAAGGGTCAGGAATTAGGGAGGTTAGAAATGGTGGGAGGAGGTCTCTCAGGGGTGGGGGAGTCAGAGGTGACCTTCTGGGATCTTCTTGGCAACATGAGGCCTCCCAGGCTCCTTCacgctttttgtgtgtgtgtgtatgtgtgtgtgtgtggtactggggattgaacccagaggttctttaCCTCTGAACCACACCCctagtcctttaattttttttttttttaattttgagacaagttctcactaaatttcttagggcctcactaagttgctgaggctggcctcaagcttgtgatcctcctgcctcagtctccagagttgctgagattacaggtgtgtgccactgtgcctggctcccctTTACACTTGGAATGCCACCTGTCTAACTCGGATAGGTAGGTTTTAACTTGGGGAGTCCACAGTGATCAGCTGGGGTGGGTGTTTAGAAAATACAGATGCCCAGGCCTGCCCCTAGGAATTCCTCCCTAAATGAGCACAAGAGACTCCTGAGCAGGTGAACCACCCCTCAAGAGAGGCTGGTGCAGATCGTCCTGGAGGCTGGTGTTCAGAGGCATGTCTACGGGATGGCCGTTTGGTGGGCACTGGGTTCTCTGATCAGTAGCTCTCCATGGGCAAGCACTGTGCACAGAAGCTGGGGTGCCTCTGGGCCTGAGCTGCCCTGTTGCACAGAGGCTTCGACTTGCTGGGTGAGCCAGGATGTGGTGCAGCCCACAGGAAGGGCAGGCGGGCAGCCAGTGGGCAAGGGATGGTGGATCTGGAGGAGGGGGACCAGGCGCTAGAGTGGGGGCAGCTGGGAGGGGTTTCCGCTGAGCAGGGCAGCTCTGACTCTGCCAACCCGGATGACGCTGGTGCCAGACTCCATTCTTGCTTTCTTTGTGGCtccagagagggagggagtgggcTGTTGGGTCTCTGTGCATCGAGCTGAGCCCTGGGATCCAGAGAGCAAGGGCAGAGACCCTTCCGCCCGTCCTTAACCCGGCCTTGGCCTCCGAGGAACTCAGTGGGATTTCTGGGGAGCCACCCACCTCATTCATCAACCTCAAGGATGTCCctccctggaggagctggggcaCGTCCTGCTCCCTCCGTGCAAAGGTGAGGCCTGGATAGCGCCCGCCCGCCCTCGCGCACGCTCTCTCACGGCCTCTAGACCGCCCCTCTCTCTGTCGCCTTTCTTTCTGGAAGAGCACACTGCTGTACTTCCCAGCTGAGACTACCACCCcgctctctgcctcagtttccctgcagGCGGCCTGGGGTGCTGCAAGTCTCCTTGGAATTTGGGGAAGGGAAAGGTTACAGCCAGAATTGGAAACTGGTGGAGGAAGCCTTCCAAAGACGGGAACCTGGAGAGTGGGGCTACGTGGGGAGGGaattgaaggaagaaagaagaggggcGGACGGGAGCCCAGCATCAGGGTCTCCGGTCCCCACGCCCTCTGAGCTACTGTGCTGCCCTAGGACTCCAAGGGCTGCTGACCGGGGGGTAGCCCTGCACTGGGCAGGGGTGCTCCTCTGCAGTGGAGCTTGGGGGAGGCCGAGTTCCTCTGTGCCAGCCCTGCCACCTGGGCTCGCTGAGGCCACAGTCCCTAGGGAAGATCTTTCCTAAAGGCCCGTGGCCCAATCCAGAGCATGCCAGAAACTTTTTTCAACAAAGGACATGAGAATGATCCCAGTGACCCCAGGGACCCCTGTTGGAGATCTTGCCCTCTCTGGAGAGCTAGCCCACCCCAAAATGGGAGCGGGGAGATGGGAGCCGGAGCCATCTCCTCCTTCGCTCTTCCAGGCCCTTCCGTCGTGGTCGGCTGGTCACGGCACTTCAGCACGAAGCTGCCAAGTGCTCTGAGCCAGggtggaggctgggcctgggggtTGGGACAGGGGCTGGGGACCCTGGGGCTGGTGGCTGCCAGTGGTCCTGGAGCTCCTTGCTCGCCCTTCAGGAAGCCTAAAACTTTCTGGGAGAAGAACAGCCTTGCTGGGTCATAAGGAGAAGTGGGGGAGGAGGGTGCCGGATCTGTTCCCCTGGGGGCCCAGGGCTGCACAATAGTCCCTGTGGCTGCCACTCTCTGGCTTAAGTGGTTGCCTGGGCAACAGCAGGGGCCAGTTTCCACCAATCCATGGCAGAAgctgggtggggggagggggccgGCAGAAAGGGGGGCGTCGTCCCGCTGTGCTGGATCCTATATAAGGAGGAGGGATGCAAGTGATCAGAGTGGCTTGGACTTCAGTGTCCCTGCAGTGGACCTGGGGGTGGAGCACAAAGATGTTTAGGATAGGCCACTGCAAGCCTGGGTCCTGGGGCAGCTTCTGGACCATGCTGACCTTGGTGGGCCTGGCCACTCGTGCAGGTGAGGgggctgtgggcaggtggggcgtggGCCAGGGTGCAAGGTCAGGCCCTTCTGACCCTGACTGCTAGCGGCTGGCCGGGAGGGGGCAGTGTCCAGCCATCCAGGGTGGACTGGACAGCTCCACAGACACCTCCCAGAAGGGAGGAGGGCAGGCAGCCTGAGAGGGAAGAGGGCTGGGCATCAGGCAGGGTCTTAAGGACAAAAGACCCTCCATTGTCCATTGTC
Proteins encoded in this region:
- the Gpr142 gene encoding LOW QUALITY PROTEIN: probable G-protein coupled receptor 142 (The sequence of the model RefSeq protein was modified relative to this genomic sequence to represent the inferred CDS: inserted 1 base in 1 codon) is translated as MLAGSCGDTQXKPLVTWGPGPWSMGLEGPETAGQPRAALLPTPNGSGPGQEFEGHWPESPERSPCVAGIIPVVYYSVLLSLGLPVNLLTTVALARLATKTRKPSYYYLLALTASDVTTQVVIVFMGFILQGALLARQVPQAVVRVANVLEFAANHASVWITVLLTVDRYNALCHPLRHRATSSPGRTLRAVAIVLSAALLTGIPFYWWLDVWRDTGPPGTLDEVLKWAHCLIVFFIPCSVFLVTNSAIVLRLRKRAQSGLQPWVGKSTAILLGVTLLFVLLWAPRIFVMLYHLYVAPVHRDWRVHLALDVANMVAMLNTAVNFGLYCFVSKTFRATVHQVICDAHLPCTLGSRPEGMAGEPVLRPPEIPKGAGWQRSV